Proteins from one Podospora pseudocomata strain CBS 415.72m chromosome 4, whole genome shotgun sequence genomic window:
- a CDS encoding hypothetical protein (EggNog:ENOG503NVUY; COG:H): MTRDTMRPAAGSSHSYSSTDDLDVLAGLWEEAPFARLPCDAPSELKDLVEDIDNPKRVYAVHKASRRHNFQQIVQRYIVQLREGCGAEHCVTPTCFSCRKRAAGQAPIKRYNTTSARTLATYLASQDNPENGLCPNLRTPKAPPAALNSLLFVPKQRLHTDRVTGTSPKPQLNNSRPVSSRTNGYNGRPSTGDAREKGRSMNIAKDVESPKQKWQPGFEVVEEPVSKDHRSFAANVFGTVAFKMLEWLTPAALEDMTQRTKAFQEESAPDRRDAEAVKAEASRDNGGKPRTRASSVQPNGASANSRPLPKGRQLGKDSDSKDDRHSRDPPAVSRSTHPRRNSNAKLRTSNPPVPKRQLSIDPYTQDSLVDDPYPGLLRSPRGNSGSADRGPRGPKPTGSALSRPISQLSSAGYFDHVALEKMPPPKTLDLKNYLGRSQLDGTRTSDSSGPKQLGVPSGGSSDRSCSSGSGEMVHPEPESDDESVLPQALSTLHADVVDFICDVLQDDGTAEKHMLEPPSVTKFHNGHPGRGKMLKRKKLASGCPNFKLEWKLFIEQTLFNVLSDPQLAVQSFSKQGQLYDSHTLWYCMLRMTRVAPSLVFHSLWMAAGSLFAPPESLLAPRSPTAKLFRDKESLSNTEAGRLMSICLHALIAAAPLITPDPSDPEKATQRLYDMSRIRSHGLSLTRSGAIADQPTELCLQYEDAFTDDLALRLARRLFTAINTRRYFDALCESNGDLDGDDSQPEPDVLAPLFSQLNFLHAGAVYYVLDFSFNERALHETRVPILLLDWARAVMLSDWSGSPVIKGDGPFGGALALMQAIYNKRHELLLGVAQFRSEYFAERLDTVQMPIAWLSHVSTRQKIHLLDYPFLFNPSTLVTYFRSINFSRMSRSYEESTSLQDRIDVIASRSSLTRHHKEVLTERLRAAATKYLVLDIRREAVIEDAFNQLWRREERELLRPLKVRLGESTGEEGFDLGGVQQEFFRLALAEALNPDYGAFTVDERSRMAWFVPGSLEDEWRFELIGLLVSLAVYNGLTLPVTFPKALYRKLLGKPVDKLRHIADGWPDIASSLTEIEQWDDNGSKGKLEDLCITYDFSTSAFGHHVIREMRPSASGGDEEGGDWDTHTPSEEEWPQFSKTASHASWNPAPHEYNPEEESKPVTVHNRDEYIADYIRYLTTVSVRPQFEAFARGFHTCLQPKSLSLLTPSLLQSLVEGVQEIDISELKRYAKYTGYDEHHRTIKDFWSIVKSYDEDMKRKLLEFVTASDRVPVGGMKYVVFNIQKNGVENDELGPGGTGNRGRLPTSYTCYSTLLLPEYKDKETLRERLGMALENARGFGFA; this comes from the exons ATGACTCGAGATACCATGCGGCCAGCGGCCGGAAGCAGCCACAGCTACAGCAGCACCGATGACCTCGACGTCTTGGCAGGGCTCTGGGAGGAGGCCCCCTTCGCGAGACTACCATGCGATGCGCCCAGCGAGCTGAAGGACCTGGTGGAGGACATCGACAACCCGAAGCGTGTCTATGCCGTCCACAAAGCGAGTCGAAGACACAACTTTCAGCAAATAGTTCAGAG GTATATCGTCCAGCTCCGCGAAGGTTGCGGCGCCGAACATTGCGTAACGCCGACTTGCTTCAGCTGCCGGAAGAGAGCCGCTGGCCAGGCCCCGATCAAACGATACAACACAACGAGCGCGAGAACGCTGGCTACTTACCTCGCTAGCCAAGATAACCCTGAGAATGGCCTGTGTCCCAACCTGCGAACCCCAAAGGCCCCGCCGGCTGCGCTCAACTCGCTCCTGTTTGTGCCCAAGCAGCGGTTGCACACCGATCGTGTTACGGGAACGTCTCCGAAACCACAGCTCAACAATTCTCGCCCGGTGTCATCACGGACGAATGGATATAACGGCAGGCCATCAACGGGAGATGCGAGGGAAAAAGGCAGGTCAATGAATATTGCGAAAGATGTGGAAAGCCCGAAACAAAAATGGCAACCTGggtttgaggtggtggaggagccagTGAGCAAAGACCACCGATCATTTGCGGCCAACGTCTTTGGTACTGTGGCTTTCAAGATGTTGGAGTGGCTCACGCCGGCTGCGCTAGAGGACATGACGCAAAGGACAAAAGCTTTCCAGGAGGAGTCGGCTCCGGACCGGCGTGATGCTGAAGCAGTAAAGGCAGAGGCTAGCCGGGATAACGGGGGGAAGCCACGGACCAGGGCGTCGTCGGTCCAGCCCAACGGTGCGTCGGCTAACAGTCGACCGCTACCAAAGGGCAGACAACTTGGGAAAGACTCAGATTCAAAAGATGATCGCCACTCTCGCGACCCGCCGGCCGTTTCTCGCTCTACACACCCCCGCCGTAACTCCAACGCCAAGTTGAGGACATCAAATCCTCCTGTGCCTAAGCGGCAGCTTTCCATTGACCCTTACACACAAGACTCTTTGGTCGATGACCCCTACCCTGGGCTACTCAGATCGCCACGCGGAAACTCTGGTAGCGCAGATAGGGGGCCAAGGGGCCCGAAGCCAACAGGGTCAGCACTCTCCAGACCAATATCGCAGCTCTCATCGGCTGGCTACTTTGACCATGTTGCTTTGGAgaagatgccgccgccgaaaaCCCTTGATTTGAAGAACTATCTTGGGCGAAGTCAGCTAGACGGGACGAGGACTTCTGATTCAAGTGGCCCAAAGCAGCTAGGCGTTCCCTCAGGGGGGTCCTCTGACAGATCGTGCAGCAGCGGATCCGGAGAGATGGTTCACCCAGAGCCAGAGTCTGACGACGAAAGCGTTCTTCCGCAGGCACTATCGACGCTACATGCCGACGTTGTCGACTTCATCTGCGATGTCCTGCAAGACGATGGAACAGCAGAGAAACACATGCTTGAGCCGCCATCAGTCACCAAGTTTCACAACGGACACCCCGGCCGGGGCAAGATGCTCAAGCGCAAGAAGCTTGCCTCTGGGTGCCCAAACTTCAAACTAGAGTGGAAGTTGTTCATTGAACAGACTCTCTTCAACGTCCTCAGCGATCCACAACTCGCTGTTCAATCGTTCTCGAAACAAGGACAACTCTATGATTCTCACACACTATGGTACTGCATGCTCAGGATGACCCGGGTTGCCCCAAGCCTGGTTTTCCACAGTCTCTGGATGGCGGCGGGAAGCCTATTTGCGCCTCCAGAGTCGCTATTGGCGCCCCGATCCCCCACGGCGAAGCTATTCAGGGACAAGGAATCTCTTTCAAACACAGAGGCGGGTCGTCTCATGTCGATATGCCTCCACGCTTTGATTGCCGCTGCGCCACTCATAACTCCGGATCCATCTGACCCAGAAAAGGCTACCCAACGGCTGTATGATATGTCGAGAATCCGGTCACACGGTCTGAGCCTCACTCGTAGCGGCGCCATTGCCGACCAGCCCACGGAGCTGTGTCTTCAGTACGAAGACGCCTTCACGGACGACTTGGCCCTGAGGCTGGCTCGACGGCTGTTtaccgccatcaacaccaggaGATATTTTGATGCCCTGTGCGAATCCAATGGAGACCTAGACGGTGATGACTCGCAGCCAGAGCCAGATGTGCTGGcgcctctcttctctcaacTAAACTTTCTTCATGCCGGTGCGGTGTATTACGTCTTGGATTTTTCTTTCAATGAGCGGGCTCTGCATGAGACCCGTGTTCCGATCCTTTTGCTGGACTGGGCGAGGGCTGTCATGCTTAGCGACTGGAGTGGCTCCCCTGTGATCAAGGGGGATGGACCTTTTGGTGGCGCGCTGGCATTGATGCAGGCTATAT ACAACAAACGTCATGAGCTCTTGCTGGGCGTTGCTCAGTTCCGCTCCGAGTACTTTGCCGAGAGGCTCGACACAGTCCAGATGCCCATCGCGTGGTTATCACACGTGTCAACAAGACAAAAGATCCACCTTCTCGACTATCCGTTTCTGTTCAACCCTTCTACTCTGGTTACCTATTTCCGGTCCATCAACTTTTCGCGCATGAGCAGGTCGTACGAGGAGTCGACATCGTTACAGGACAGGATTGACGTGATTGCTTCACGCTCCAGCTTGACGCGGCATCACAAGGAGGTGCTGACGGAGCGGTTGCGTGCGGCGGCTACAAAGTACTTGGTTCTCGATATCCGTAGGGAAGCTGTTATCGAGGACGCGTTTAACCagctgtggaggagggaggagagggagttgtTGAGGCCGCTCAAGGTCCGTCTTGGGGAGTCTACGGGAGAGGAAGGGTTTGATTTGGGTGGTGTTCAGCAGGAGTTTTTCCGCTTGGCGCTGGCTGAGGCGCTGAACCCGGATTATGGTGCGTTTACGGTCGATGAGAGAAGTCGGATGGCGTGGTTTGTGCCCGGGTCGCTGGAGGACGAGTGGAGGTTTGAGCTGATTGGGCTGCTTGTTTCTCTTGCGGTCTACAACGGGTTGACGTTGCCGGTGACGTTTCCAAAGGCTCTCTACCGCAAGCTACTTGGCAAGCCGGTAGACAAGCTCCGCCATATCGCCGACGGCTGGCCAGATATTGCAAGCTCGCTTACGGAAATTGAGCAGTGGGATGACAATGGCTCGAAAGGAAAGCTCGAAGACCTTTGCATCACGTACGACTTTTCCACGTCGGCCTTTGGCCACCACGTCATCAGGGAGATGCGGCCGTCTGCTTCGGGGGGTGACGAAGAAGGCGGTGATTGGGACACCCACACCCcctcggaggaggagtggccTCAGTTTTCCAAAACTGCCTCCCACGCCTCGTGGAATCCGGCTCCCCATGAGTACAACCCGGAAGAAGAGTCCAAGCCAGTCACTGTCCACAACAGGGACGAGTACATTGCTGATTACATTCGCTACCTGACTACGGTCTCTGTCCGCCCTCAGTTCGAAGCTTTCGCCCGTGGGTTCCACACTTGTCTCCAGCCTAAATCCTTATCCCTCCTCACGCCCTCGCTCCTTCAGTCACTCGTCGAAGGTGTGCAGGAAATTGACATCTCTGAACTAAAACGCTACGCGAAATACACTGGTTATGATGAACACCACCGGACAATCAAAGATTTTTGGTCGATTGTGAAGAGTTATGACGAGGACATGAAGAGGAAGTTGCTCGAATTTGTGACGGCGAGCGATCGGGTTCCTGTCGGGGGGATGAAGTATGTGGTGTTTAATATTCAGAAGAACGGGGTGGAGAATGATGAGCTGGGACCGGGGGGGACGGGGAACagggggaggttgccgaCGAGCTATACTTGTTATAGCACGTTGCTGTTGCCCGAGTATAAGGATAAGGAgacgttgagggagaggttggggatggcgttggagaatgcgagggggtttgggtttgcgTAG
- a CDS encoding hypothetical protein (EggNog:ENOG503NV05; COG:C), which yields MSGAIRALPNRATKAASLLRTIQYTHPPNCPCHSNPGHHHHTQHQQRTQVTRFADRVQNGSKRGYATPSQDPSKLKEYAFEMAASSIRFGPGVTREVGMDLSNMGVRKVAVVTDKTVDQLQAMRAVREALDSQPGIEYKVFNQVKIEPKDYSIKEAIAWTLPYNPDAFLAVGGGSVIDTAKLMNLYSSYPEANFMDFVNAPLGLGRPIDRKLKPLIAIPTTAGTGSETTGTAIFDLASRKAKTGIAHRNLKPTLGICDPLNTATMPSAVKAASGLDVLCHSLESWTAIPYYERTPRPTNPILRPAYQGSNPISDIFSLSALRSTVKYLPRAVRDPEDTEAQSEMLLAATLAGVGFGNAGVHLCHGMSYPISGQNKGYKHAGYDVSDPIIPHGVSVAVTAPAVFKFTAASNPDRHLQAAEAFGVDVSNVKRESAGEVLGEAIKKFLEELGDQPRGLGELGFERKDIEGLVEGTIPQARVLVLAPGLAKELEQEREELGQLFEESLKH from the exons atgtccGGCGCTATCCGAGCCCTGCCCAAC CGGGCAACCAAagccgcctccctcctccgcacaATTCAATATACTCATCCCCCAAACTGCCCATGCCACTCCAACCCcggccatcaccaccacacccagcaccaacaaAGAACCCAGGTCACCCGCTTTGCGGATAGGGTGCAGAATGGCAGCAAGAGGGGATATGCCACCCCGTCTCAGGACCCttccaagctgaaggagTACGCCTTCGAAATGGCTGCCTCTTCCATCCGGTTCGGTCCCGGGGTGACGAGGGAAGTAGGCATGGATCTGAGCAACATGGGGGTCAGAAAGGTCGCCGTCGTGACAGACAAGACAGTGGACCAGCTGCAGGCGATGAGAGCGGTTCGGGAGGCACTCGACAGCCAGCCAGGGATCGAGTACAAAGTCTTTAACCAAGTCAAGATCGAGCCCAAAGATTATTC catCAAAGAAGCCATCGCCTGGACCCTCCCCTACAACCCCgacgccttcctcgccgtcggcggcggctccGTAATCGACACCGCCAAGCTAATGAACCTCTACTCCTCCTACCCCGAAGCCAACTTCATGGACTTTGTCAACGCCCCGCTCGGCCTCGGCCGCCCGATAGACCGCAAGCTAAAACCCCTTATCGCCATCCCAACCACGGCCGGAACCGGCTCCGAAACAACCGGCACCGCCATCTTCGACCTCGCATCCCGCAAGGCGAAAACAGGCATCGCCCACAGAAACCTCAAACCCACGCTTGGGATCTGCGACCCCCTCAACACGGCAACCATGCCCTCGGCTGTTAAGGCCGCTTCCGGTCTGGACGTGTTATGTCACTCCCTAGAATCATGGACCGCAATCCCGTATTATGAACGCACACCCCGCCCTACAAACCCCATTTTACGGCCGGCATACCAAGGCTCGAACCCCATTTCCGATATTTTTAGTTTGTCCGCGCTGAGGTCAACGGTCAAATACCTCCCCCGCGCGGTCAGAGATCCGGAAGACACGGAGGCACAGTCGGAGATGCTCCTCGCTGCCACCCTTGCCGGTGTCGGGTTTGGCAATGCAGGTGTTCACCTCTGTCATGGGATGTCGTACCCTATCTCGGGGCAGAACAAGGGGTATAAACACGCCGGTTATGACGTCAGCGATCCGATTATTCCCCATGGGGTCAGCGTGGCGGTGACTGCGCCTGCGGTGTTCAAGTTTACGGCGGCGAGTAACCCTGATCGACATCTccaggcggcggaggcgtttggggttgatgtgaGCAATGTCAAGAGGGAGAGcgcgggggaggtgttgggcgAGGCGATTAAAAAgtttttggaggagctgggggatCAGCCCAGGGGGTTGGGCGAGCTGGGGTTTGAGAGGAAGGATATTGAGGGGTTGGTCGAGGGGACGATACCGCAGGCTAGGGTGCTGGTTTTGGCTCCCGGGTTGGCGAAAGAGTTGGaacaggagagggaggagttggggcaGCTGTTTGAGGAGAGCTTGAAGCATTAG
- a CDS encoding hypothetical protein (EggNog:ENOG503P4GU) encodes MGADFEFGHDVRDIPSTSSLDYMYQTDHVWTPVVELVRRLSGLADLVFQCLSQFPPTLLLVVHEKRIARLHLRTWHLRSLDNWTVKDPHELALIGSSSLYSIWLSPAECLEPYARPVERCPQVEAIYQMLTTKGLAPNLRDLRKCHYPEPVPRDHPFIFRAEQSCENGLGKETRLLPLRNLQLSRPCSSRSDMNRGEPFEKRHVAEWRARIDMSALESLTLLAPLRQDAIESLSALSFPLLTSLSLHLRALREEDLEAVDYYKAARHFLSTLAQLKRLHLLGWNHGVVSLAGHDDNISGLPNHRLKRLWLAPVSHEYAADGHNLGPPPTKQQIIELGNRYPAVEDLSISVKRSIGDRDEVDRYRAIGGSFKMLKRLSLELDASPSKSVIRNRPPSGPAFATSHFQNSFGRKVAPGKLGRYYTNGHIMEAMVNAAVDSDLAKAIFHTIIQASCASGSTCQLKTMLLRARGFELFWIPHLLWDGSFWLAGSRSNLELDRWGRGLQRTYFLDNRGLAGTTIRELDIAFNRDRLGGIESDNLFWKIFAKLWPQAVTVGSDGWATKWKSWPLKTE; translated from the coding sequence ATGGGTGCCGATTTCGAATTCGGACACGACGTTCGCGACATCCCGAGCACAAGTTCTCTGGACTACATGTACCAAACAGATCACGTTTGGACACCGGTCGTCGAGCTGGTTCGACGGCTCTCGGGTCTAGCGGATCTCGTGTTTCAGTGTCTTAGCCAGTTCCCACCCACCCTTTTGCTGGTAGTGCACGAGAAGCGAATTGCACGCCTCCATTTGCGAACCTGGCATCTGCGAAGTCTCGACAATTGGACGGTGAAAGACCCCCACGAGCTCGCGCTCATCGGGTCATCAAGTCTTTACAGCATCTGGTTGTCTCCCGCTGAGTGCCTGGAACCATACGCACGGCCAGTTGAACGATGCCCCCAGGTGGAGGCAATTTATCAGATGTTAACGACGAAAGGGTTGGCGCCCAACCTGCGCGACCTTCGCAAATGTCACTATCCCGAACCAGTCCCACGAGACCATCCCTTCATTTTCAGGGCAGAACAAAGTTGTGAGAATGGGCTTGGGAAAGAAACTcggcttcttccccttcgAAACCTTCAACTTTCGCGGCCCTGCAGTTCGAGAAGTGACATGAATAGAGGTGAACCTTTTGAAAAGAGACATGTTGCCGAATGGCGAGCTCGCATCGATATGTCTGCGCTTGAAAGCCTGACGTTGTTGGCGCCTCTTCGCCAAGACGCAATCGAGAGCCTCTCGGCACTGAGCTTCCCTTTGCTGACGTCGCTATCCCTCCATCTCAGAGCACTAAGGGAGGAAGACTTGGAGGCAGTCGACTATTACAAAGCGGCCAGACATTTTCTAAGCACCCTGGCGCAGCTGAAAAGGTTGCATCTGCTTGGATGGAACCACGGGGTCGTCTCACTAGCCGGGCATGACGACAACATCTCGGGGCTTCCGAATCACAGACTCAAAAGGTTGTGGCTTGCACCTGTATCGCACGAATATGCCGCGGATGGACATAACTTGGGCCCGCCCCCAACAAAGCAACAGATCATCGAGCTGGGCAACCGCTACCCTGCTGTTGAGGACCTGTCAATTTCGGTGAAGCGGTCGATAGGTGAtagggatgaggttgatcgATATAGAGCTATCGGTGGTAGCTTCAAGATGCTAAAGAGGCTGTCGTTGGAGTTGGATGCCTCGCCCTCGAAATCCGTGATTCGCAATAGACCACCATCGGGCCCTGCGTTTGCCACGTCCCATTTTCAGAACAGTTTCGGCCGAAAGGTTGCGCCTGGTAAGTTGGGGCGCTACTACACCAATGGCCACATTATGGAAGCTATGGTGAATGCTGCCGTGGATTCTGATTTGGCCAAAGCCATCTTtcacaccatcatccaagcCAGCTGCGCCAGCGGTAGCACCTGCCAACTGAAAACAATGCTACTGAGAGCCCGGGGCTTTGAATTGTTCTGGATACCCCATCTCCTGTGGGATGGGTCATTCTGGCTAGCTGGTTCTCGAAGCAATCTCGAGCTCGATCGATGGGGGCGTGGACTTCAGAGGACGTATTTCCTTGACAACAGGGGGCTGGCAGGCACGACCATCCGGGAGTTGGACATTGCTTTCAATCGGGACCGGTTGGGGGGGATCGAATCTGACAACTTGTTTTGGAAGATTTTTGCAAAGTTGTGGCCGCAGGCCGTGACGGTTGGGAGTGACGGGTGGGCTACGAAGTGGAAGAGCTGGCCGCTGAAGACTGAGTAG
- the MET10 gene encoding sulfite reductase [NADPH] flavoprotein component (EggNog:ENOG503NUWR; COG:C): MGKLLRPRRTHEETTGGVAPVVETSTVSSGFKKTVPLSSISGPTYVTSQLLVQQAAYKLSDKIFSFSPETFDLDAAVKDWSQAQEKNIHGETTTVVPLQTRAGAGTFALGYIFSKDFDLSKRRIPQTLLAPSLSLRHLRAALDQLSLLYGVSSPFVAHVAAADYSNSDGLITEYESALQLAEDLGLGLVSTSSAQEVQHMALFATLLASLLPTLHVYDGLRTARETLRVVDALSESSIAEVYKCISQEAGALNKRLDTAGKVVELLRLFNSQLGTSYAPFEYHGHEAAETVLVVFGSAEAQLAKQVVDTLAAQGQKVGALNVRIYRPFIEEAFLEALPDSVRQIAVLGQVRDASAVEDASVQSALYSDVLTAVTFADRWSQEPAVVDFKYPASTVHTPSSIATVLSKITSKDDHAEVSLTLSSLEQAQQYIFWDVDNSEAVASASVLGRLLSRESFNNISVHETYNSLIQGGVVRTEIRSSEKPVDAPFAVEEADVVFVGEEKLLKEVAIVKSVKAGGKLAVRLPNFKAEEIEKRIPASVRKEIQEKSLQLFALDSSFSPALENRAQLLAELAFLQVARPDLEAEKLVKLGGLSGDQVTLVEVADALAQALHKVEVPATWAEEDAAAISLVEELKPTSFVAFDKGEAESALQVSTWQEIAKGLAFQEAYGLKTELRPDLTVKTHTIHVKENRRLTPLTYDRNIFHIEFDLGTSGLTYNIGEALGIHADNDPKQVQDFIEWYGLNGDDLVQVPSRENPAVFETRTIYQSLLQNIDILGKPPKRFFESLAEFATDEAEKKKIEFLGSKEGAEEFKKLSEVDTATYVDVFQTFKSAHPSFPDLVRIVSPLKRREYSIASAQAVTPTSVALMIVVVDWVDSQGRTRQGQATRYLSGLKPGTPVIASVKPSVMKLPPKDTAPLIMAGLGTGLAPFRAFVQYRAMQKAQGKEIGSILLYLGSRHRREEYLYGEEWEAYMDAGVLTLLGAAFSRDQPEKIYIQDRMRQTMSDIVKAYIEEEGSFYLCGPTWPVPDVTAVLEEAIATEAKQSGRKVDPRKEIERLKEDGRYVLEVY, from the exons ATGGGGAAGTTGCtccggccgaggagaacg CACGAAGAGACCACCGGAGGCGTTGCCCCGGTCGTTGAGACCAGCACCGTCTCCTCCGGCTTCAAGAAGACCGTGCCCCTCAGCTCCATCTCCGGCCCAACCTACGTGACGagccagctcctcgtccagcAGGCTGCTTACAAGCTTTCCGACAagatcttctccttctcccccgagACCTTCGATCTCGATGCGGCCGTCAAGGACTGGTCGCAAGCCCAGGAGAAGAACATCCATGGCGAGACCACCACTGTTGTCCCTCTCCAGACCAGAGCCGGTGCCGGCACCTTTGCGCTTGGTTACATCTTCTCCAAGGACTTTGACCTCAGCAAGAGGCGCATTCCCCAGACCCTCCTTGCCCCCTCGCTGAGCCTCCGGCACTTGCGCGCGGCCTTGGACCAACTGTCTCTCCTCTATGGCGTCTCGAGCCCCTTCGTTGCCCACGTCGCCGCTGCCGACTACTCCAATAGCGATGGCCTCATCACCGAGTACGAGAGCGCCCTTCAGCTGGCTGAGGACCTTGGTCTCGGTCTCGtctcgacctcctcggcTCAGGAGGTCCAGCACATGGCTCTCTTCGCCACTCTCCTGGCTTCCCTTCTGCCTACCCTCCACGTCTACGACGGTCTCCGCACCGCCAGGGAGActttgagggtggtggatgcgcTCAGCGAGTCCAGCATTGCCGAGGTCTACAAGTGCATCTCCCAGGAGGCTGGTGCCCTGAACAAGAGGTTGGACACCGCTGGCAAGGTTGTCGAGCTTTTGCGCCTGTTCAACAGCCAGCTCGGCACTTCGTATGCTCCTTTCGAGTACCACGGTCACGAGGCCGCTGAGACTGTCCTTGTTGTCTTTGGCAGCGCCGAGGCTCAGCTTGCCAAGCAGGTCGTTGATACTTTGGCTGCTCAGGGCCAGAAGGTTGGTGCTCTCAATGTCCGCATCTACCGCCCATTCATCGAGGAGGCTTTCCTCGAGGCCCTCCCGGATTCGGTTCGCCAGATTGCCGTTCTTGGCCAAGTCCGTGATGCTTCGGCTGTGGAGGATGCCTCTGTCCAGTCTGCCCTCTACTCTGATGTCCTGACTGCGGTCACCTTTGCCGATAGATGGTCGCAAGAGCCTGCTGTCGTTGATTTCAAGTACCCTGCCTCCACCGTCCACACCCCCAGCTCCATCGCCACTGTTCTCAGCAAGATCACCAGCAAAGACGATCACGCCGAggtctccttgaccttgagctCCCTTGAGCAGGCCCAGCAGTACATCTTCTGGGATGTCGACAACTCCGAGGCCGTTGCCTCGGCTTCCGTCCTTGGCAGGCTCCTCTCTCGCGAGTCGTTCAACAACATCTCGGTTCACGAGACTTACAACAGCCTCATccagggtggtgttgtccgCACTGAGATCAGGAGTTCCGAGAAGCCAGTGGATGCTCCTTTCgctgtcgaggaggcggatgttGTTTTcgttggcgaggagaagCTTCTCAAGGAGGTTGCTATCGTCAAGAGTGTAAAGGCTGGCGGCAAGTTGGCCGTTCGTCTGCCCAActtcaaggctgaggagatcGAGAAGCGCATCCCTGCCTCCGTCAGAAAGGAGATCCAGGAGAAGAGTCTCCAGCTCTTTGCTCTTgactcttccttctcccctgCTTTGGAGAACCGCGCCCAGCTTCTTGCCGAGCTTGCCTTCTTGCAGGTCGCTCGCCCTGACCttgaggctgagaagctcgTCAAGCTTGGTGGCCTCTCTGGCGACCAGGTCACTcttgttgaggttgccgaTGCCCTCGCCCAAGCCCTTCACAAGGTTGAGGTTCCCGCTACCTGGGCTGAGGAGGACGCCGCTGCCATCTCTCTTGTAGAGGAGCTCAAGCCCACCAGCTTTGTTGCCTTTGACAAGGGGGAGGCTGAGTCGGCTCTGCAGGTCAGCACCTGGCAGGAGATTGCCAAGGGTCTTGCTTTCCAGGAGGCTTACGGCCTCAAGACTGAGCTTCGCCCTGATCTCACCGTCAAGACTCACACCATCCACGTCAAGGAGAACCGCAGACTGACTCCCCTCACCTACGATCGCAACATCTTCCACATCGAGTTCGATCTCGGCACCTCTGGCCTCACCTACAACATCGGCGAGGCGCTCGGCATCCACGCCGATAACGACCCCAAGCAGGTCCAGGACTTCATTGAGTGGTACGGTCTCAACGGTGATGACCTTGTCCAGGTCCCCTCGCGCGAGAACCCGGCCGTCTTCGAGACTCGTACCATCTACCAGTCTCTCCTCCAGAACATCGACATTCTCGGCAAGCCTCCCAAGCGCTTCTTCGAGTCCCTCGCCGAGTTCGCCACCgatgaggctgagaagaagaagatcgagTTCCTCGGCAGCAAGGAGGGTGCCGAAGAGTTCAAGAAGCTCTCCGAGGTTGACACCGCCACCTACGTTGATGTCTTCCAGACCTTCAAGTCGGCTCACCCATCCTTCCCGGACCTTGTCCGCATCGTCTCCCCTCTCAAGCGCAGAGAGTACTCCATCGCGTCTGCTCAGGCCGTCACTCCCACTTCCGTTGCTCTGATgattgtcgtcgtcgactggGTTGACAGCCAGGGCCGCACCCGCCAGGGTCAAGCCACGCGCTACCTCTCTGGTCTCAAGCCCGGCACCCCCGTCATCGCCTCCGTCAAGCCCTCAGTCATGAAGCTGCCGCCCAAGGACACGGCTCCCTTGATCATGGCCGGTCTTGGTACCGGTCTCGCTCCCTTCCGTGCCTTTGTCCAGTACCGCGCTATGCAGAAGGCTCAGGGCAAGGAGATTGGTTCCATTCTCTTGTATCTCGGTTCCCGTCACCGCAGAGAGGAGTACCTCTATGGCGAGGAGTGGGAGGCGTACATGGACGCCGGCGTgctcaccctcctcggcgcTGCCTTTTCTCGTGACCAGCCTGAAAAGATCTACATTCAGGATCGCATGAGGCAGACGATGAGTGATATTGTCAAGGCTTatattgaggaggagggatctTTCTACCTGTGCGGTCCCACTTGGCCGGTGCCGGATGTTACTGctgtgttggaggaggcgattgCTACTGAGGCTAAGCAGAGCGGGCGGAAGGTTGATCCCaggaaggagattgagaggCTGAAAGAGGACGGAAGGTATGTGTTGGAGGTGTACTAA